From Deinococcus terrestris, a single genomic window includes:
- a CDS encoding antitoxin Xre/MbcA/ParS toxin-binding domain-containing protein, with translation MSQLKPEPETQPRTPTIRVQYFRDPQRYEYDGLPVYFDPADGHTSEEAIERMAAAVAGDVHVAQAWMDRPNLELHHRTPRQAHRDGDVSQVIGILAQVAGF, from the coding sequence ATGTCACAACTGAAACCAGAACCAGAGACTCAGCCGAGGACGCCGACCATCCGTGTTCAGTACTTTAGGGACCCCCAGCGGTACGAGTACGACGGCCTCCCGGTGTACTTCGATCCAGCAGACGGTCACACGAGTGAGGAAGCTATCGAGCGCATGGCGGCCGCTGTTGCAGGCGACGTCCATGTGGCCCAGGCATGGATGGACCGGCCCAATCTGGAGTTGCACCACCGCACCCCCCGGCAGGCCCACCGTGATGGGGACGTGAGCCAAGTGATCGGCATCCTGGCTCAAGTTGCTGGGTTCTGA
- a CDS encoding helix-turn-helix domain-containing protein, whose translation MTDRAKDRAARLAALLNEDGTVTPAEHLPEGLLTESEDVGATYLEALTAETVGEGLHAVRVESGLETPEVLARRGLSKGRLSQIERPDLNPQLSTITQQADALDYDVTIVFTPRHKDRRAVRVAVKPASNH comes from the coding sequence ATGACCGACCGTGCCAAAGACCGCGCTGCCCGCCTGGCCGCCCTGCTGAATGAGGACGGGACCGTGACGCCCGCCGAACACCTGCCCGAGGGGTTGCTGACCGAGAGCGAAGATGTGGGGGCGACCTATTTAGAGGCCCTGACCGCCGAGACGGTGGGAGAGGGCCTGCACGCCGTCCGGGTGGAATCCGGCCTGGAGACGCCCGAGGTGCTGGCGCGGCGGGGACTCAGCAAGGGGCGGCTCTCGCAGATCGAACGCCCGGACCTCAATCCCCAGCTCTCGACCATCACGCAACAGGCCGACGCACTGGACTACGACGTGACCATCGTGTTCACGCCCCGGCACAAGGACCGCCGGGCCGTGCGGGTCGCGGTCAAACCTGCCTCCAATCACTGA